The genome window ACAGATCTAACTTTTATTCCTGTGGGAACATTTGTCTCCAGTGTTTGCTTCACCTTTAAGGAAAATTCCAATTAGCTCTCAGTCCCTGATTGTTTTTCCACTTGACAGCCAACGAATTTTGGGCTTCTGCAAAGCCAGGAAGCACTTTTGTTTAAGCagcaacaaattgaaacatttgcACAAGGAAGAAGCACTTTTCGAAGTGATGGGAAACTTCAAATTTGATTACAAGCAACCTTTGGCTTCCTATCTGCTGAACAATAGGTTGTGCTGTTAAGGGCAATTTCCATGCACAGCATGTGGGTCCCTTTTTTTCCCAACCTGAGACATGGTTGTTTACTGTTTAGAACTGTTTATGCATTTTAATCAGGTTTATTCAGCTGTTCTTAATAAATCTCCCTTAAGTGAATGTTCCAAAACAAGAACCATTATGCTGGATTTCTTGGTTTCCCCTTGTTGCAATTCCACGGCATTTAGTGCCCTCCGGGTCTGGTGGAGATGAAACTAGAAATCACAAGCTGACGGAGTCAATGAAATTATCATTAGGTGCTTGGCTCAAATGCCTTTTCTCTCAACAGTTGCTTCCAGTGACTTTTATTTAGCGGCAGAAATCTAACTTTAAATTCAGGCCAGGCAAGGAAGATTTCACAGTTGGAGTGTACTGTCTGTTCATGGAAACACACACTTTTAAACAGAAGGCCTAGTTCCTGCCTGGCAGGCCTTTGAATGAGAGAAGGCTGCTTTTATCTAGACACATCATTGCTTACAGCAGGTGCACTGAAGACGTTTGGCACCATCTGCCCAGGTCATAGAATTCCTCCATCATCGTAAGTAttaccactttaaaaaaataaagaaaactgcAACTCCTCTGATTGCTGCACTTATCCAGCGAAGTCTCTAGTCTccgaaaacacacacacacacacacacacacacgcacacacacacacgcacacacacacacgcacgcacacacacaagtcTTCAAAGTGTCATaagatttttgttcatttttgtggCAACAAACTAAAATGACTATCCCTCGGGAATAATTAAGAAGTTGGATATGAAAAAGGAAGACTACAGAACAAGCAAAGTAATGCCTTCATTGGACAAAATGATATTTCAAAAGATATTGTGATGTCTAAGGTTGGTGTTATTCTATTAAAGCTAAGTGTTCTTTAAAAATGGTAAGCAGACACTTTGTTAAATTTAAACATTTCACATAACAATGCCAGATTACTGATTGCCAGATTACTGTTATTGTAACTTTTCTGAACCAAAATCAATGCCCAGATCCTACTCTAAGTATATTCAGTGTACAACAGCTGGTAGCCCCAATGAGTGTTTGTGTGTATTCACCTAAGGTGCTTTGAGACGTGCACTTGCAAAGCCATTCTGTGAATGAAAGTTTAGAATAATTGTTTCTATCATTCCTAAAAATTACAATGTAACAGTTTACCCCCTCCCTGATCCTATTATTCATAACTTGTCCTTTGGTTGCTTAAAACAATATTTAATTGGCACAGTGAACCTAATTAACATAAAATTATAGAAGTTCTCAGAACGCAGCTCATTTGTTATAAATCGTCTATTATGCACACAGTGCTTACCCTGTGGCTCTTTTCTTTGTAGTGGATTTTTCCAACAGTTTTCAGTTTAAACTGGGAATTCTACTGCCGTGAGCATCCCCAGCTGAGCCAGCCACCATTTTTGCTGGctgctgcttttttctttccatgttgcctgctgcttttttcttttaaagtcatCTTTAGAGCAgtaaatgaaacagaagaaaacTCTTTGGGCTGCTTTTGGGCTCCCCAAAAGGGGGAGAAACTGCTATCAGATGGGCCAGGAATTGCAGGGAAGAGTGGAAAAAGCTGGAAGAAGCCCAACACATGGTGATCTCCTTCACAGGGActgtgaaaggaaacaaaaattgtGGTTAACCAGGTTtgggaaaccatggggattccaggcaatcagaatgcagtgagttcagggggtggggggacatatGCGATAAGCCAAAGGTAAAGGAgttcacaagtgcataaatggccaatgtgTGATCTGGAATGAAAATGAGAACCACCTACCactataaaatgaaaatgaaaaccacCTACCACTATAACTATAAAGACTCAATTAATTTGTACATGACAAAAATGAATGCAGAAACTAAATTGAATGCTTAAGTgggagaaaactttttaaaaaacagggagaAGTAACAGAGGGTTATCTGgtggcagaaattaaaaaaaaacaggaatgagAAATGCTCATAAAGACCAACTTTGTTTGGGCAACAGGCTCTTAGGAATtacagggaaaagagagaaagggagaaatgaaGGCAATTAAGATTATGCAAAATCTGTCCTGTTCTGTTTCAGATGAGCAGAATTCATGATGGAAGTGTTGATGGGGAGAGAGATGAAACCTGTAAGAAGAAGAGGTGTAATTACTTGAAGAGGGTGTGACTAATTAGTTTCTTTATAGATCTGTGTAGCTGGAATTGCCTGTGGAAAGGCCAGCATAGCTATATAGCAGCGCCCTGTAACGCCAAGAAGGGTTTGTCTCTTCTCCTATGTGCCTGTTCAATTGCAATCCCCATCATAAGAAAGTGCTGCCTAAAATTAGGTATGTGGAATTGAACTGCAGCAGCCAAATCATCTTTAGCATGCTATATGGTGGAATTCCACTCTCCCTCTTGACCCCAGTCAAGCCATTCTTCATTTTCTATGCCACTCCATATtcttgggaaaaatatttttgtggtCTAATTAAGACAATCATGCCTTCTCAATGTTTAGTTGTACAGAACTTGTTTGTGCATCTTTTTCTACTCCATGCCATTCAAGCACAATATGACAAACTTTGGCCCTGTGGTAATTAGAAACACGTAACTAGAAGGAACTTAACAAGAAAGTCCAAACCATCACTGGGCACCATTTTATTTTATGCCTCAATAAATTATGCCTCATAAATAGTACAATATCCAAAACAATTGTCTAAAAACCTTGCTACATGTCACTAGACATGTATAAATACTAGATATAAGACACTAGATATGAAACAGAGAATTCTAAACATTGAACATTCTAAAATATATTGCATATATTACATGGTTTAATGTAACTTTCCCTCAAAAAAGTTGGCTGTTATCTTTTTGGCAGCCAGATCAAAGAATGCAACATTATGGGGGATTTAAAAAATTAGTATTTGATGGGAGTTTTCCTATCTCTGTTCAGTTACTGCTATCTGAAAGCCATTTATCCAAATATTTGATCCTGGATTTTGCATATAGCAGGCATGAAAAACTATAATATGTTATGTACTCAGGAAGAAGTTCTCCATGGATGTAAAAAAGCAATTGTTTGTGTATAAGATCCAGCTAAAAAGGCTGTTGGCATTGTCTGAAAATGCAGCGATGTAAAACCCATAAGTTTGGGCAGAGTAATATTTGTCCCATAAGAGGCTCTAAGatgatcttaaaaaaaaacccacatgaaaCCATGAAGAAAAATTTGTCTGGGGAATTTGTTAGCCTAATCCATTCTCCTAAACGTTGCGGTTGCCCGCTGTGTCCTTCACTCCTTTTTCGTCCAGGAGTGAACTGCAAACAGTTTCCCAGTGAGACACGGGTGAATGCCGACACAGTAGCTCGGAAAGCGTCCTGGCCATAATCCCCGGCGCGCGTGGTGAGACACGGGCCGCTTTCGGGTCATTCCCTTCGGGGCTGTCCTCTCCCCGGAGGCCAGAGATCCCACGACTGGCAGAAGGACAAATGCCTGCCCAATGACTGATGGCGCCCCCGCCCAGTTTGGCGCCCCCACCAGAGCCTTGTATTGTCGCTCACGTCTATCATGCCCTAAAAGCCCGGGTGACAGAATGAATGCGTTTGGACACACCTTCCAGGCCGTTGGGAAAGCCGGATCGCCAGACAGGGACCCACTGGCTTCCCCGAGCCGTCGCAGAGGCACTGCGGGAAATCACCGGGGGCAAAGTCCAGGGAGGCCAGTCGGAAAGTGCGCCACTGTAGAAGACCCCCACTTCAGCCCGTCTCGGAGCCgtcgggggagggaaaggtgggctgAGGAGACGGCTCTCCGGCCCGGCTATGCTGCCCAGCGCACTGGGCTGGCCCGGCGGGAGCTCCGCCACACTACTCAGCTTGCCCGCGGCCCCGGGGTTCGGCAACCTGGGCAAAAGTTTCCTGATCGAGAACTTGCTGCGGGCCGGAGGGGGAGACCCGCCGCAGCCCCCCCACGGCCTCCCG of Sphaerodactylus townsendi isolate TG3544 linkage group LG06, MPM_Stown_v2.3, whole genome shotgun sequence contains these proteins:
- the TSGA13 gene encoding testis-specific gene 13 protein, yielding MTGPLSSYSDPSWSSFTMLNLFKLKHEKDYSARPNLVQYYMPVINTEFQERLEKRKGEIATMMRSTEFNEDKTSLIVTNNPLPLLFSGQRVMTPFHFFSNDLLGKEWSAGKNQARPGKAPPGGLPCSAEAGHSFSGTGLAGRPWGGCGGSPPPARSKFSIRKLLPRLPNPGAAGKLSSVAELPPGQPSALGSIAGPESRLLSPPFPPPTAPRRAEVGVFYSGALSDWPPWTLPPVISRSASATARGSQWVPVWRSGFPNGLEVPVKEITMCWASSSFFHSSLQFLAHLIAVSPPFGEPKSSPKSFLLFHLLL